Genomic window (Lycium barbarum isolate Lr01 chromosome 2, ASM1917538v2, whole genome shotgun sequence):
TTCTATGAATAGAGGCTGATCCCTAAACTTGTACCTCGTCACCTGAGCATAGAACCAATCTTTTCTATAGTCACTACTTCCAACTGTAAAAACCAAATCTTGATCTGGGTATAAATCGGCATATCTCTCCCATAATCCATACTGCCTAAACCTGAAAAAGAAGAAGCTATCAGCTTTAAATAGTGAATTGGTAGAACCTAACAAGGAATGAGACACTTTATACACAGAGGTGGATCCAAAGTTTTGAGTTAATGGGTCTGTATTCTAGAAAAAACAGCTTACTGGATCCTGGATAGATTGTTCGTACATATTAAGTGGATTTCTTAACACAAATGCAAAGTTTTGACCGAGACTTATGGTTCTGCCAAACCTGTAACTAGAACTCTAGCTCTGTCTCTGTTTGCAGGCTTATACAACTATACATAAAGATAAATCAACACGTCTTATCATAAAGAAAAGATTCTTCTATTAAAGAACTTTTTAAAACGCTGCTAGGATATTAACCTGTTTGTTGGTTGATTTATGAATAATTTGTTAATATACTGTGGATTAGGTTCAGGAATGTAGAATTCTGCCGCAGAACGATCAGGAATACCGATTTCCCATAATGTAGGACCACTCCTCGGAGGCTCGTACACAATTTCACCGGTATCAACATCAGAAGCTGAAGCCATAAGAAATATGGTATAATGGGTCATTTGAACATTGGAAGTGAATAAATAATTTTATGGAATGAATCAGAACCTGCAGTAATTGCAATGGATTTTTCGTATCTGTAATCTCCAATGAAGCCTGATACCCAAGCATAGAGGTTATAGTTCCCAGGACGGACATTTTGGATTGAGAAATAACCTTCATCATCCGAGTTCGTCCAGAATTGGTAGCCCTGAAGAGTAATGCAGTGTAACTTACTCTGTTATCGCGTTTGTTCTTATCATTAATCTTATGTACTTGGGGTCCATTTGGTACGATGATAAGGATCCTTATTGTTAGTCTTCTGTATTAACAATATACCAAATCTTAATCATTAGAGAAGTTGGTAAACATAGCAATTGTATAAAGTCCCTTGCATTTCATATTTTAAGATAATCAACCAAATACTCTAGTACTCCTCCCGTGTCAATTTATGTGAGGGACTTATCTTGCATTCAGTAATTTTTAGGTCCAAATATTATATCTTATCATTATACCAAAAATCTTGGTTCTTACCTTGCATTCTCTTTGAAATGATCCAGCATCTCCAGGTGGAGCTAGCCCGACAAAAGCACCCTTTGCAGACAAATATTCCTTACTTATATACCTTTACCAATACAAAATCAAAAACCTCATATGAAATTAAGATGTACAAATTcaattatttcatttttcatgaTTGAATTAAGCAACTTGCCGAGGGCTATCAGAAACAGTCTCTTtacccccacaaaggtaggggtgaGGTCTATGTACACCCACCCTCCCTAGGCCCCACTTGTGAGAATATATTGGGTATAGTAGGTTGTTGCTGTTGTGGTTGAATTAAGCAACTTTTCTCCAAGAGGgggaaaattttgaatttttaccTGTCACTGACTACTAATCTACCATGGATGTTACCCCGTTGGTCGGCTTTTGGAAAATCTTCTGAACTCGGGAAACTGTAAGGCCAAGAGTCGACTTCTCTGTGCATCTAAATTAATACATACACAAAAGGACAATGAATTAACCAGAAGATCATTATATGTGCAAAAATAGGCTATGATCCTTTGATGTTATACCCGTTCCTTCGCGTCATCCCAAAGGGAACGTGCATCATTCTTGTCCGATACAGTATTGAGATATATAAAAACAGGTCCAAAAACTTTCTTCCATGGTTCGCCTGATCCAAATTTAATCACGAAATCCTCGCCTCCATAATGAGTGCTCACGAACATCTAAACAACAATTTCAATCAATAAAACTTAAAATACTTCGAATGTTTGATGAGTCAGAACTCAAAAGAATATGAGCTACTTACAGCCAGAGTTGTTGGATTAACATGGGAAGTAAGATCCTGTTTGATAGGTCCACCAGTTCTGAACTCATTGCTTGGAGTAATTTGCCAGAATCCCACTGGAGGGTCTAAGCAAATGAAGCCATGGACTTTGTTATCTTTGTTCTCACACGAATACTGATACTTGTCATCAACCTACTCATCGGAAGGAAATAAAAATATAAAGTGTTGAGGCTGAAGTACTAAGTGATTATACATATTAAAGAAGAAGCACGTTTTCTAGCTGACAGAGAGTGTTATATATACTTCTCCTTTAAATTCTGGCTCCACGGGATCGACTAGCAGGACTGCTTCTGGATATGCTAATTCCTTCCCTCTGGGAGGTACACGATCTTTAGGAAGAGGCATTAGCCTTTGCCTATCATCTTCCATAGCCATGTACCGAAACCTTAAAGTTGGATAGAAGTAAATCAGTTCATTCATACTTCGGAAAATTTGTAGAGGAAACTAAGTCCATATACTTTACAAGAAAAAGTTTTAGTCCTCGTTGGAAATATTGACATTAAGGAAAAATAATGATCTATCGCAAGTGTCCAGGAGTCGAAAAACAGTACTTTTCTATGCTCAGCATGAAAGCTATCCTGGCTTCATTGAGGTTGAATTCTGGCATATCCTCTTTGTGTTCATAAATGGCGTAAGAGTAAAAACCAGGCGAATCCCGAAGAACTATGAACCTGAAAATTACCAAATCTCAGTGCTGCTAATGAAATCACCACAATAAATTCTACTTGTACCTTGAGATATATGCATGTGCCTGAAGAAAGTTATACAAAAGGAAGAACCTGAACCTTTTGTCTATGTTTAACGGGGAATGCTCGCCCTGAAGTGAAGGATTCCATGTCCTTGTAAATGAGAGCTCTATTTGTTCTGCAGTTTCCATAATAACTTTAAAACTATTACCTTCGATCCTGCGTAATAGCTGATTATGAACACTAATGTAGAGATTATGATAAGTTAATTATATGCATCATTAGATCACGGTTGTGGTTTGATGGGAAATATTACTTATCAAATTTTCCTCTTGTTCCAGCAGTTCCAGGTACACTCCAATTTAAGTCCCAGAACCTGCAGATGCATTGTTAAAGTAACTGAGTTGACTACTCGTTACATGAACTCAACATATGCAGAGTGCTAACTTAAATTATCTCTACTTTTAACTTCACACGATTATTTTCTCCAACTAACACAACATTGTTATTTATCTTTGTCACTAGAAAACTTAATCAAACCACTCTCCAATCTGCTAATATAGTTATTAATCTTTGATATAACACATATTAAACATTTCTCCTCACCAACCAAACATTTGAAAACATTTTCAAGGTAAACGTTTTCCATGGAAAACGACttccgtcataccaaacacacttagaaaaagaaaaaagaaaaaaaaaaagaagaagaagaagaattgttGCGATTTAGTACCCTCCATTCAAGCTTGGGTTGTTGAGCTCCAGTAGATTTTCAATCCCATTATATTGAATACCAATGATATTTCCTCCTGGATTTGTCAATCTTAGTTGGAATATGCCATTATCTATTACCACCTGCACTGGATAAAACAGATCAAAATGGCTCTACTGGGTGATCAAAACAATGACTATGAGTTTTTCATGTTGCATTGAAACAAAAATATGGTTGTGATGAGTGTAGGAAATACCAAAAGCTTATTCCTCGGCAAAGATCATAGTCATCAGTGTTTGTTTAAAGAAGACCCctttttagagcctgtttggcctAGCTAATTGAATTAAAGTAGCTGATAAAACACAAGTACTACAACACTTTTAGGTATTGAAGCTAATTTTGTAAATAAACAATAGAAACCCTGAAACTGATAATAAATATTTAATGTGTACGTAAAAAGTGCTTATTAGTTTTTTTTCTCTCTGTAAAATGGAGAGCGAGTGTTTTGTTTCGGTGAGGGTGTTTTTGGAGATTACAGAAGTACTTGGGATAAATTAGTAAAAATCTTGGTTCAATTTAAAGTTGGGGTAACTAGTTAGTGACTTCAAAACAATTTTGACTTATAAGCACTTTTAATGTTTGCCCGGCATTAGCAGTCAAAAAGTGTTTATAAGCTCCTaatttgaccaacttataagcatACGTAAACTCTCTTAACATCCCTCCCCAGCCATATTTTCATAGAGTTTATCATTTATATTTTTATCTAAGTGAAAATGATGTTTTCGAATAGTTGTAGCCTACAGGAGAGACGGCAGGAAGACTAGATACATGCTAGAAAAGTCTTATAAATTCTAGGCTCTATGGCCATATCATGCAAGCCAAATCGAAAGATGTGAAAATATTATTCTCCACTAGTCATCAAAAGAAAATGattgattgagagcactcctcCCCCAGCCCTCCAGAATTTCCAACACAAAGATATTACTAATAAGTAGAAGAGTTGTGGTAGGATTGATATGACCCCTCCACTCTTGACCAGAGATTTCGAGTTCGAATCCTGAGAATGGAAAAAATCTTGGTGGGAAGCGCTTCCCCATCGGTCTTGCATGATGCAAATCTAGATTAGTCGGACACAAACAAAGATATCAGACATCGGGTGGCCGAGTGGGAGATAAAGAAAAGTAAAAAACAAAGGTATGTAGCTACGTAAGTAAATATCCTACTATATATACCTCCTCCCAACCTAAATTAGTATTATGAATGAAAAGAAATAAATGCAACATATATCAGAAATATATGTACTGTACTTGGTCCTCTTGCTGAAGAAGCTGTAGAACTCGGGTTGATATCTGTGAATGGTTTGACACAATCATAATGCAAAACAGAACCTGCAGCAGCTGCCAGCTAGAAATGTTCATTTATTAATATTGAAGTAAAACTGCAAAAGCATACAAGTTTTACCACCATTTATGATTTGGAGGATGAAGTATTTTTATAACCTTTGGGGTACTTCTCTCTTCAATGAGATAGATGCTTAATTAGAATTTCTTCATGTGGATAAAAATCATATACTCCGGTTCACTTTTGCTTGTCCACtgtactaaaaataaattttcagttTTACTTGTCCACTGTAGCATATCAAGGAAATGCaaacttttttttcttgttttaccattacattaattactcattttcaaatcattcgCCAAGTCCAATGaaattatacaccaattaatatgagtattatagtaaaatacttatttcatttattaatttttaagggACATGTAAaattaaaagtgaacaagtaagtGAACGGAGGGAGAAAAAGATACATATAGGACCCACTCCCATTAGTTGTTTTTTCTTAGCTTGTTCACGTTTGAATGTCTTTACGCCAAAGTGACACTTTTTTAATCGAAGCGAATTGAAATTGCCTAGCCAACTACGTCTTGACAAATTAGACAGTCACATGATGCAAAAGTTGTATTGTAAACAAGCCAAATGAaagagagaaaagagaaaaaCTATGACAGTAGCACTATGGGCTAAACGATACTCCTATGTCCCGTATTAATTGTTAAGGTTACCAAATATACTTGTCCTAAAATATTTGTCATTTTACAAAATCAAGGTAAAATTGATTAATTTCTTCTCATTTTGCACTTAATACTAACTGTTCTTAAAAGTAAACAATAATGATCATATAGTCTAGAAATTATAAATTTGAGTAGTTCAAACAAGTGATGTTTGACTGATGTTATGATTATTCAAATATCAATAACATTAGTTAGCCTTGTTTATGCATAGAGATTTGGGTAAATactttttatttataattttttgagaggcgtgaaaaaaaaaaaacatgacgaCAAATAGGGAACAAAGGGAATATAATTGAGCATCTATGAATAGTTGGATAGAATAAGTTGAGCTAAGCTACATAACAATGTCAATGTGGTTAGGTAGTTTTATGGTGAAATAGGAATGTCCCTTTCGCAAGTAGTAGTAATAGCTAAAATATTTATTAGTACAAgctattagttttttttttttttttaacgattTGGTATCTAAAGTCAATGGCTGGACTAATTTGGATTCAGGTCGGGTTGGCCGGTCAACTAAAGAGGTAAAGGGCTTCTTCCCAAAAATTCGAGACCTCCGATTAAGATTGAAGAGATTCCAATTATTCCACTGCATCGCTTGGTGAATTGGTGGTAGTTGGTACTATAGGTTAATTAGTTCTTACACCATTATATGAGTTCTTGCTTACTGTGACCACAAGCCTTTAGAGTGAAGGGGTGGGTAATTTTACCATTTGGACAAGAAAAGCTGTTCAGAGAAATGGTTTTGAGAAAAGTTAGTAGGCATTTGACCATGGgatatgaaatcatgattttatATTTTGATTTCAAATTAACATTTGTTTATACAATTTGCATAAAtttcaacttcatatcatgatttcaaattccaaattctccaaaaaggcatgatttgtaTTACTCGacctataagtttatattttgtaaaaaaagatccataagttggtagatatatgtACCAACtatgtttaccaaccatttatatcaaatattaaaagatctgcaagttggtagtatatttataacaaatttattcttaccaatCATTTACCAACTGCATTTACTTATTCAACTCATGTTcagttttcct
Coding sequences:
- the LOC132627654 gene encoding probable rhamnogalacturonate lyase B isoform X4, which translates into the protein MEEQIELSFTRTWNPSLQGEHSPLNIDKRFIVLRDSPGFYSYAIYEHKEDMPEFNLNEARIAFMLSIEKFRYMAMEDDRQRLMPLPKDRVPPRGKELAYPEAVLLVDPVEPEFKGEVDDKYQYSCENKDNKVHGFICLDPPVGFWQITPSNEFRTGGPIKQDLTSHVNPTTLAMFVSTHYGGEDFVIKFGSGEPWKKVFGPVFIYLNTVSDKNDARSLWDDAKERMHREVDSWPYSFPSSEDFPKADQRGNIHGRLVVSDRYISKEYLSAKGAFVGLAPPGDAGSFQRECKGYQFWTNSDDEGYFSIQNVRPGNYNLYAWVSGFIGDYRYEKSIAITAASDVDTGEIVYEPPRSGPTLWEIGIPDRSAAEFYIPEPNPQYINKLFINQPTNRFRQYGLWERYADLYPDQDLVFTVGSSDYRKDWFYAQVTSRKIGDNTYKPTTWKIKFNLDSIDQTGNYTLRIALSSATFSILEVRVNEEEANPPHFSSGLIGSDNTIARHGVHGLYWLFSVEVTARQLLQGENIIYLKQERSFSALHGIMYDYIRLEAPPLSAMHY
- the LOC132627654 gene encoding probable rhamnogalacturonate lyase B isoform X1, which codes for MNISSWQLLQVLFCIMIVSNHSQISTRVLQLLQQEDQVVIDNGIFQLRLTNPGGNIIGIQYNGIENLLELNNPSLNGGFWDLNWSVPGTAGTRGKFDKIEGNSFKVIMETAEQIELSFTRTWNPSLQGEHSPLNIDKRFIVLRDSPGFYSYAIYEHKEDMPEFNLNEARIAFMLSIEKFRYMAMEDDRQRLMPLPKDRVPPRGKELAYPEAVLLVDPVEPEFKGEVDDKYQYSCENKDNKVHGFICLDPPVGFWQITPSNEFRTGGPIKQDLTSHVNPTTLAMFVSTHYGGEDFVIKFGSGEPWKKVFGPVFIYLNTVSDKNDARSLWDDAKERMHREVDSWPYSFPSSEDFPKADQRGNIHGRLVVSDRYISKEYLSAKGAFVGLAPPGDAGSFQRECKGYQFWTNSDDEGYFSIQNVRPGNYNLYAWVSGFIGDYRYEKSIAITAASDVDTGEIVYEPPRSGPTLWEIGIPDRSAAEFYIPEPNPQYINKLFINQPTNRFRQYGLWERYADLYPDQDLVFTVGSSDYRKDWFYAQVTSRKIGDNTYKPTTWKIKFNLDSIDQTGNYTLRIALSSATFSILEVRVNEEEANPPHFSSGLIGSDNTIARHGVHGLYWLFSVEVTARQLLQGENIIYLKQERSFSALHGIMYDYIRLEAPPLSAMHY
- the LOC132627654 gene encoding probable rhamnogalacturonate lyase B isoform X2, with the translated sequence MNISSWQLLQVLFCIMIVSNHSQISTRVLQLLQQEDQVVIDNGIFQLRLTNPGGNIIGIQYNGIENLLELNNPSLNGGFWDLNWSVPGTAGTRGKFDKIEGNSFKVIMETAEQIELSFTRTWNPSLQGEHSPLNIDKRFIVLRDSPGFYSYAIYEHKEDMPEFNLNEARIAFMLSIEKFRYMAMEDDRQRLMPLPKDRVPPRGKELAYPEAVLLVDPVEPEFKGEVDDKYQYSCENKDNKVHGFICLDPPVGFWQITPSNEFRTGGPIKQDLTSHVNPTTLAMFVSTHYGGEDFVIKFGSGEPWKKVFGPVFIYLNTVSDKNDARSLWDDAKERMHREVDSWPYSFPSSEDFPKADQRGNIHGRLVVSDRYISKEYLSAKGAFVGLAPPGDAGSFQRECKGYQFWTNSDDEGYFSIQNVRPGNYNLYAWVSGFIGDYRYEKSIAITAASDVDTGEIVYEPPRSGPTLWEIGIPDRSAAEFYIPEPNPQYINKLFINQPTNRFRQYGLWERYADLYPDQDLVFTVGSSDYRKDWFYAQVTRKIGDNTYKPTTWKIKFNLDSIDQTGNYTLRIALSSATFSILEVRVNEEEANPPHFSSGLIGSDNTIARHGVHGLYWLFSVEVTARQLLQGENIIYLKQERSFSALHGIMYDYIRLEAPPLSAMHY
- the LOC132627654 gene encoding probable rhamnogalacturonate lyase B isoform X3; the protein is METAEQIELSFTRTWNPSLQGEHSPLNIDKRFIVLRDSPGFYSYAIYEHKEDMPEFNLNEARIAFMLSIEKFRYMAMEDDRQRLMPLPKDRVPPRGKELAYPEAVLLVDPVEPEFKGEVDDKYQYSCENKDNKVHGFICLDPPVGFWQITPSNEFRTGGPIKQDLTSHVNPTTLAMFVSTHYGGEDFVIKFGSGEPWKKVFGPVFIYLNTVSDKNDARSLWDDAKERMHREVDSWPYSFPSSEDFPKADQRGNIHGRLVVSDRYISKEYLSAKGAFVGLAPPGDAGSFQRECKGYQFWTNSDDEGYFSIQNVRPGNYNLYAWVSGFIGDYRYEKSIAITAASDVDTGEIVYEPPRSGPTLWEIGIPDRSAAEFYIPEPNPQYINKLFINQPTNRFRQYGLWERYADLYPDQDLVFTVGSSDYRKDWFYAQVTSRKIGDNTYKPTTWKIKFNLDSIDQTGNYTLRIALSSATFSILEVRVNEEEANPPHFSSGLIGSDNTIARHGVHGLYWLFSVEVTARQLLQGENIIYLKQERSFSALHGIMYDYIRLEAPPLSAMHY